The proteins below are encoded in one region of Alistipes communis:
- a CDS encoding SGNH/GDSL hydrolase family protein, whose product MKNFLFSLGALLCVLCIGPASAAEKPEPNYVDAATLTLVNKPHATKQPFHRVEVADYPDLSKTVRLYYTYSTGVAVVFRTDSRTISARWTTTDRKPSTHMTGLSQKGMDLYIKRDGEWVFAGIARPGLGADHKATLVEHMDGTEKECLLYLPLFDEVKTLEIGVDAGARIEAAPNPFRHRIVVIGSSITHGTGLSRPGMAYPAQLERATGFEFVNLGASGQCKMEQFFAHVAAACEADAFLFDSFSNPSAQQIEERLEPFVATIRAAHPTTPLIFLQTEVRESRNFNDKIRKFEDDKRAASEAGMQRLLKQDKNIYFLNPGMPLGDDHDATVDGVHPSDLGHGRILEVIRPQIVKILKKHDIR is encoded by the coding sequence ATGAAAAACTTCCTGTTCTCGCTCGGCGCGCTGCTCTGCGTGCTCTGCATCGGCCCGGCATCGGCTGCCGAAAAACCCGAACCGAACTACGTCGACGCCGCGACGCTCACGCTCGTGAACAAGCCTCATGCGACGAAGCAACCCTTCCACCGCGTCGAGGTGGCCGACTATCCCGATCTGTCGAAGACCGTGCGGCTCTATTACACCTATTCGACCGGCGTGGCCGTGGTCTTCCGCACCGACAGCCGCACGATCTCCGCCCGCTGGACGACGACCGACCGCAAACCCAGTACCCACATGACGGGGCTCTCGCAGAAGGGAATGGACCTCTACATCAAGCGCGACGGCGAGTGGGTCTTCGCCGGCATCGCCCGTCCCGGTCTGGGAGCCGACCACAAGGCCACCCTCGTCGAGCACATGGACGGCACCGAGAAGGAGTGCCTGCTCTACCTGCCGCTGTTCGACGAGGTGAAAACGCTCGAAATCGGCGTCGACGCCGGCGCCCGCATCGAAGCCGCACCCAATCCCTTCCGCCACCGGATCGTGGTGATCGGTTCGAGCATCACCCACGGTACGGGACTCAGCCGTCCGGGCATGGCATATCCTGCACAACTCGAACGTGCGACGGGCTTCGAGTTCGTCAATCTGGGCGCCAGCGGCCAGTGCAAGATGGAACAGTTCTTCGCCCATGTAGCCGCAGCGTGCGAGGCCGACGCCTTCCTCTTCGACAGCTTCTCCAACCCTTCGGCACAGCAGATCGAGGAGCGTCTCGAACCCTTCGTAGCGACGATACGCGCCGCACATCCCACGACGCCGCTGATCTTTCTGCAAACCGAGGTGCGCGAAAGCCGCAATTTCAACGACAAGATCCGCAAGTTCGAGGACGACAAACGCGCTGCGTCCGAAGCGGGGATGCAACGTCTGCTCAAACAGGACAAGAACATCTATTTCCTCAATCCGGGGATGCCGCTGGGCGACGACCACGATGCGACCGTCGACGGCGTACATCCCTCCGATCTGGGTCACGGCCGTATTCTGGAAGTGATCCGGCCGCAGATCGTCAAGATCCTCAAAAAACACGACATCCGCTGA
- a CDS encoding glycerophosphodiester phosphodiesterase, giving the protein MRSPARILFVLFTLLLTVQGEPVLGARTKVIVRPAAGRSVPEEAYGICLPVRLSCDGVAVCGYDAQLPTGERVAALSADELAARGVPRLDDVVRQWRGRDLRLFLELCPSAAEPLSEEERAERELILRRADAATCGAFAAADASCGCCALAETALRTAYGAGFRQGDVWLIADDAEVFARYGGRSSKVPLCGLSPEGTGRGGVRGLFLHRMRVGSKSDVKRLHKGGRRIVVWDVNSAGDAAAMRAYGVDFIVTDDPESIGGR; this is encoded by the coding sequence ATGCGATCGCCGGCACGGATCCTGTTCGTTCTGTTCACCCTGCTCCTTACGGTGCAGGGTGAACCCGTTTTGGGCGCCCGCACGAAGGTGATCGTCCGTCCTGCCGCCGGCCGATCCGTGCCCGAAGAGGCTTACGGCATCTGCCTTCCCGTCCGGCTGTCATGCGACGGCGTGGCGGTCTGCGGCTACGATGCACAGCTTCCGACGGGCGAACGGGTGGCGGCGCTGTCGGCGGACGAACTGGCGGCACGAGGAGTTCCGAGGCTGGACGACGTCGTGCGGCAGTGGCGGGGTCGGGATCTTCGCCTCTTTTTGGAACTTTGCCCGTCCGCGGCGGAGCCGCTTTCGGAGGAGGAGCGTGCCGAACGGGAGTTGATCCTGCGGCGTGCCGACGCTGCGACGTGCGGGGCGTTCGCTGCGGCCGATGCATCGTGCGGTTGCTGCGCACTGGCCGAAACCGCATTGCGGACGGCCTATGGAGCCGGGTTCCGGCAGGGGGATGTCTGGCTGATCGCGGACGATGCGGAGGTGTTCGCGCGTTACGGCGGCAGATCGTCCAAAGTCCCCCTCTGCGGCTTGTCGCCGGAAGGGACGGGCAGGGGCGGTGTGCGGGGGCTGTTTCTGCACCGGATGCGTGTCGGATCGAAATCCGACGTGAAGCGGTTGCACAAAGGCGGCCGGCGGATCGTGGTCTGGGATGTCAATTCGGCCGGGGATGCCGCCGCGATGCGGGCCTATGGCGTCGATTTCATCGTGACCGACGATCCGGAATCGATTGGCGGTCGATGA
- a CDS encoding aminotransferase class I/II-fold pyridoxal phosphate-dependent enzyme, with translation MVDIFARLEKNAGGPIGQYMRVAHGYFAFPKLEGELGPHMRFRGKMMLNWSLNNYLGLANHPEVREADARGAAEFGMAAPMGARMMSGQTKYHEQLERELAAFVGKEDAFLLNFGYQGMISIIDCLLSPRALDVVVYDAEAHACIMDGLRLYKGKRFMYAHNDMESLRLQLKHATELAEQQGGGVLVITEGVFGMKGDCGKLDEIVALKKEFPFRLLVDDAHGFGTMGPGGRGTAAHYGVVDGVDVLFNTFAKSMAGIGAFVSGPKWLIYLLRYNMRSQLYAKSLPMPMVIGALKRLDLIRKHPEYQEKLWEITRALQGGLKKNGFDIGPTNSPVTPVYMKGGVTEATNLIVDLRENHNLFCSIVVYPVIPRGEIILRVIPTAAHTLEDVNYTIEAFKSVRDKLESGFYRDKPIPEGFAQEL, from the coding sequence ATGGTGGATATTTTTGCCCGTCTCGAAAAAAATGCGGGCGGCCCGATCGGTCAGTACATGCGGGTGGCACACGGTTATTTCGCTTTTCCGAAGCTCGAAGGAGAACTGGGGCCGCACATGCGTTTCCGCGGGAAGATGATGCTCAATTGGAGTCTGAATAACTATCTGGGCCTCGCCAATCATCCGGAGGTGCGCGAAGCCGATGCCAGGGGCGCGGCCGAGTTCGGCATGGCGGCTCCGATGGGTGCCCGCATGATGAGCGGCCAGACCAAGTATCACGAGCAGCTGGAACGCGAGCTGGCCGCCTTCGTAGGCAAGGAGGACGCCTTCCTGCTCAATTTCGGCTATCAGGGCATGATCTCGATCATCGACTGCCTGCTCTCGCCGCGTGCGCTCGACGTGGTGGTTTACGATGCCGAAGCGCACGCCTGCATCATGGACGGTCTGCGTCTGTACAAGGGCAAGCGGTTCATGTACGCCCACAACGACATGGAGTCGTTGCGCCTGCAACTGAAACACGCCACCGAATTGGCTGAACAGCAGGGCGGCGGCGTGCTGGTCATCACCGAGGGCGTCTTCGGCATGAAGGGCGACTGCGGCAAACTGGACGAGATCGTGGCGTTGAAGAAGGAGTTCCCGTTCCGTCTGCTGGTGGACGATGCCCACGGATTCGGCACGATGGGTCCCGGCGGCCGCGGTACGGCGGCGCACTACGGCGTGGTGGACGGCGTGGACGTACTCTTCAACACCTTCGCCAAGTCGATGGCCGGCATCGGTGCCTTCGTCAGCGGGCCGAAATGGCTGATCTATCTGTTGCGTTACAACATGCGCTCGCAGCTCTACGCCAAGTCGCTCCCGATGCCGATGGTCATCGGCGCGTTGAAGCGTCTCGATCTGATCCGTAAGCATCCCGAATATCAGGAGAAACTGTGGGAGATCACCCGCGCGTTGCAGGGCGGTCTGAAAAAGAACGGATTCGACATCGGTCCGACCAATTCGCCCGTGACGCCCGTCTACATGAAGGGCGGCGTGACGGAGGCGACCAACCTGATCGTCGACCTGCGTGAAAACCACAATCTCTTCTGCTCGATCGTGGTCTATCCCGTGATTCCGCGCGGCGAGATCATCCTGCGCGTCATCCCGACGGCGGCCCATACGCTGGAAGACGTGAACTATACGATCGAAGCCTTCAAGTCGGTGCGCGACAAGCTCGAATCGGGCTTCTACCGCGACAAACCCATTCCCGAAGGTTTCGCTCAGGAACTTTAA
- a CDS encoding radical SAM protein: protein MTSLYHDIIFGPVHSRRLGLSLGVNLLPTESKLCSFDCIYCECGWNADHPGRRRFNPREEVRLQLGAVLRRMTADGTPPDVITFAGNGEPTLHPDFEAIIDDTLALRDELCPSARVSVLSNATQIHRDDVRRALLRVDNNILKLDSAFDATVRRMNNPAGDYSVARTVELMKRFEGRMILQTMFLAGEIEGEPIDNTAEREVEAWLRLVEEIRPSKVMVYSLDRDTPCRTLRKIPREELQRIAARVEALGIPCPVA from the coding sequence ATGACATCGCTCTATCACGACATCATCTTCGGGCCGGTGCACTCGCGGCGGCTCGGTCTCTCGCTGGGCGTCAATCTGCTGCCCACCGAATCGAAACTCTGTTCGTTCGACTGCATCTACTGCGAATGCGGCTGGAACGCCGACCATCCCGGCCGGCGGCGGTTCAATCCGCGCGAAGAGGTGCGCCTTCAACTCGGCGCCGTACTGCGCCGCATGACGGCCGACGGAACCCCGCCCGACGTGATCACCTTCGCCGGCAACGGCGAACCTACGCTCCACCCCGATTTCGAAGCGATCATCGACGACACGCTCGCCCTGCGCGACGAACTGTGCCCCTCGGCACGGGTTTCGGTACTGAGCAACGCCACGCAGATCCACCGCGACGACGTGCGCCGCGCATTGCTGCGCGTCGACAACAACATCCTGAAACTCGACTCGGCGTTCGACGCCACCGTGCGCCGCATGAACAATCCGGCGGGCGACTACTCGGTCGCACGGACAGTCGAACTGATGAAACGTTTCGAAGGCCGCATGATCCTCCAAACGATGTTTCTTGCGGGCGAGATCGAAGGCGAACCGATCGACAACACCGCCGAACGGGAGGTGGAGGCATGGCTGCGGCTCGTGGAGGAGATCCGCCCGTCGAAAGTGATGGTCTACTCGCTCGACCGCGACACCCCGTGCCGGACGCTGCGCAAAATTCCCCGCGAGGAGCTGCAACGCATCGCCGCACGGGTCGAAGCGCTCGGCATCCCCTGTCCCGTAGCCTGA
- a CDS encoding metallophosphoesterase — protein sequence MNRKLLLCCMAALVAFAAQAQDRADRQELTDPDSFTMILLGDPQGYTKYDINQPLFDLCTAWIADNVDHLNIKAVLCTGDLVEQNENIVLNRKMLNQTSREMWEAASHALARLDGKVPYIVSPGNHDYGYRKAENSRTCFPDYFPFERNPAWRDVCVATYPNRNGAISLENAAFAFDDPAWGGLLVVTTEFLPRDEVLDWAAALIDKPEYRDRKVIFMTHAFLHERSAKRIEKNSYELTPGNTGAEIWRKLIEPSPNIRMVVCGHTGKPGDYEDAVAYRVDKNRAGHDVHQMMFNVQILGGGWEGNGGDGWLRILEFLPDGRTIKVRTYSPLFGISSLTKHLAHRTGTCDRFDMVIE from the coding sequence ATGAACCGAAAACTACTTCTCTGCTGCATGGCGGCGCTCGTCGCCTTCGCCGCTCAGGCGCAGGACCGCGCCGACCGTCAGGAACTCACCGATCCCGATTCGTTCACCATGATCCTGCTGGGCGACCCGCAGGGCTATACCAAATACGACATCAACCAGCCGCTGTTCGACCTCTGCACGGCGTGGATCGCCGACAACGTCGACCACCTCAACATCAAGGCCGTGCTCTGCACGGGCGATCTGGTCGAACAGAACGAAAACATCGTTCTGAACCGCAAGATGCTCAACCAGACCAGCCGCGAGATGTGGGAAGCGGCCTCGCACGCATTGGCACGGCTCGACGGCAAGGTCCCCTACATCGTCTCGCCGGGCAACCACGACTACGGATACCGCAAGGCCGAAAACAGCCGCACGTGTTTCCCCGATTACTTCCCCTTCGAACGCAATCCGGCGTGGCGCGACGTCTGCGTCGCGACGTATCCCAACCGCAACGGCGCCATCTCGCTGGAAAACGCCGCCTTCGCCTTCGACGATCCGGCATGGGGCGGCCTGCTCGTCGTCACCACGGAGTTCCTGCCCCGCGACGAAGTGCTCGACTGGGCGGCGGCGCTGATCGACAAGCCCGAATACCGCGACCGCAAGGTGATATTCATGACCCACGCCTTCCTGCACGAACGCTCCGCCAAACGGATCGAAAAGAACAGCTACGAACTCACCCCGGGCAACACCGGCGCCGAAATCTGGCGCAAACTGATCGAACCCTCCCCGAACATCCGTATGGTCGTCTGCGGCCACACGGGCAAGCCGGGCGACTACGAGGACGCCGTTGCCTACCGCGTCGACAAAAACCGCGCGGGACATGACGTCCACCAGATGATGTTCAACGTCCAGATCCTCGGCGGCGGCTGGGAGGGCAACGGCGGCGACGGCTGGCTGCGCATCCTCGAATTCCTGCCCGACGGCCGGACGATCAAGGTGCGCACCTACTCGCCCCTGTTCGGCATCTCGTCGCTTACCAAACATCTGGCGCACCGCACCGGCACCTGCGACCGGTTCGACATGGTGATCGAATAA
- a CDS encoding immunoglobulin-like domain-containing protein, giving the protein MKCLPFALTLFAVLAAVSPCRADGELRALQDSVVQWLAAHPDDLLAEAFTTAWSDEADGRVEVHLLRADSAMKARFRRCVHDSRRIRLAGFDPGTVPYPPAPEGGTAPAALFSMHAEYALYPCDADTVRLTIRNAGRQRLCFGTDYAVCRLHGDRWERLPDGGMWHSLLICLEPENGAAEHRFTARLHPRLFPAAFGRYRICKPVYTEHPRRDYLLTAEFTVMPFVPFTRFVR; this is encoded by the coding sequence ATGAAATGCCTGCCGTTCGCCCTGACGCTCTTCGCCGTCCTCGCGGCGGTAAGCCCGTGCAGAGCCGACGGGGAGTTGCGCGCATTGCAGGACAGCGTCGTACAGTGGCTGGCCGCGCATCCCGACGACCTGCTCGCCGAAGCCTTCACGACGGCGTGGAGCGACGAGGCCGACGGCCGCGTCGAGGTACATCTGCTGCGTGCCGATTCGGCGATGAAGGCCCGCTTCCGCCGCTGCGTGCACGACAGCCGCCGGATCCGCCTCGCAGGATTCGATCCCGGCACCGTCCCCTATCCGCCCGCGCCCGAAGGCGGCACGGCACCCGCCGCACTCTTCTCCATGCACGCCGAATACGCCCTTTACCCCTGCGATGCCGACACCGTGCGCCTCACGATCCGCAACGCCGGCCGGCAACGGCTCTGCTTCGGAACGGACTACGCCGTCTGCCGCCTGCACGGCGACCGCTGGGAACGGCTGCCCGACGGCGGCATGTGGCACTCCCTGCTGATCTGTCTCGAACCGGAGAACGGCGCCGCAGAACACCGTTTCACGGCCCGTCTGCACCCGCGCCTCTTTCCGGCCGCATTCGGCCGCTACCGCATCTGCAAACCGGTCTACACCGAACACCCCCGCCGCGACTATCTGTTGACAGCCGAGTTCACCGTCATGCCCTTCGTCCCCTTCACCCGTTTCGTCCGATAG
- a CDS encoding lipocalin family protein, translating into MITLYVLAFIIASLLYRRRHRHIDMRTVRRLELERYMGRWYEIARYDRPFERRLRNIEARYTLRADGNVEMERAGIDIRTGHRHTSCRHARRTQRSGRLRVKNFIFLHTDYCILELDDQYQWALVGSTAPLHLQILSRQPRIRRDTLRHIVGLAERRGYPLDRLRLLRAPQ; encoded by the coding sequence GTGATTACACTCTACGTTTTGGCTTTCATCATCGCATCGCTCCTCTACCGGCGTCGGCACCGACACATCGACATGCGCACCGTGCGGCGGCTGGAACTGGAACGCTACATGGGACGCTGGTACGAAATCGCCCGCTACGACCGTCCGTTCGAACGGCGGCTGCGCAACATCGAAGCCCGCTATACGCTGCGGGCCGACGGGAACGTCGAGATGGAACGGGCCGGCATCGACATCCGCACCGGACACCGGCACACGTCGTGCCGGCACGCCCGGCGAACGCAGCGGAGCGGACGGCTGCGGGTAAAAAACTTCATTTTCCTCCACACCGATTACTGCATTCTGGAACTGGACGATCAGTACCAGTGGGCGCTCGTGGGCAGCACCGCACCGCTGCACCTGCAAATCCTCTCGCGGCAACCCCGCATCCGGCGCGACACGCTGCGTCACATCGTGGGGCTGGCCGAACGGCGCGGCTATCCGCTCGACCGGCTGCGGCTCCTGCGGGCGCCGCAATGA
- the dxs gene encoding 1-deoxy-D-xylulose-5-phosphate synthase, with translation MEKREYNWLDRVDSPRDLKRLSLDELRLYCDELRHYIIEQCAVNPGHLASSLGAVELAAAVHYVFDTPDDRLVWDVGHQAYAHKIITGRREAFRTNRKLGGISGFPRIAESPYDAFGGGHSSVSISAAFGMAKAAELRGEKRQVIAVIGDGAMTGGLAFEGMNNAGASRKTNMLVVLNDNNMAIDQATGALKSYLLHISTSKRYNAFKNRLWRWFAHVPPLLTLCRRAGNAVKHGLLQKSNLFESFNFRYFGPVDGHDVRALVTVLRALKEIDGPKLLHVMTVKGKGYSPAEHNQCEWHAPGRFNPETGERIASADGRDRYQDVFGQTLVDLARLDRRVVGITPAMPSGCSMNLLLRAMPERCFDVGIAEGHAVTFSAGLAAAGIVPFCNIYSTFMQRAFDNVIHDVAIQRLPVVLCLDRGGLVGEDGATHHGAFDLAYFGCIPNLTVASPLDERELRNLLYTALQSGVPFVVRYPRGKGEGAAWRDEAFERLPIGRGRRLTEGDDMAVLTIGPVGNVAARAVKRAAAEGVSAAHYDLRFARPLDEELLDEVGRRFERVVTVEDGVVRGGVGSAVRDFFDRRGYRTQVRSLGIPDDRFVEHGTPAELYAQCGFDEEGILRAILER, from the coding sequence ATGGAAAAGCGGGAATACAACTGGCTCGATCGAGTGGATTCGCCGCGGGATCTCAAACGGCTCTCGCTCGACGAATTGCGTCTCTATTGCGACGAGCTGCGGCACTATATCATCGAACAGTGCGCGGTCAACCCCGGCCATCTGGCGTCGAGCCTCGGTGCGGTGGAGCTGGCTGCGGCGGTCCATTACGTTTTCGACACGCCCGACGACCGGCTGGTGTGGGACGTCGGCCATCAGGCCTATGCGCACAAGATCATCACGGGGCGCCGCGAGGCGTTCCGCACCAACCGCAAGCTGGGGGGCATCAGCGGCTTTCCGCGCATCGCCGAGAGTCCCTACGACGCTTTCGGAGGGGGCCATTCGTCGGTCTCGATCTCGGCCGCTTTCGGTATGGCCAAGGCCGCCGAGCTGCGCGGCGAGAAGCGGCAGGTGATCGCCGTGATCGGCGACGGCGCCATGACGGGCGGCTTGGCTTTCGAGGGGATGAACAACGCCGGGGCGAGCCGCAAGACCAACATGCTGGTCGTTCTCAACGACAACAACATGGCTATCGACCAGGCTACCGGCGCCCTGAAAAGCTACCTGCTGCACATCTCCACGTCGAAGCGGTACAATGCGTTCAAGAACCGGTTGTGGCGCTGGTTCGCCCACGTGCCGCCGCTGCTGACGCTCTGCCGCCGCGCGGGAAATGCGGTCAAGCACGGCCTGTTGCAGAAGAGCAATCTCTTCGAGAGTTTCAACTTCCGTTATTTCGGGCCGGTGGACGGTCACGACGTGCGGGCGCTGGTCACGGTGCTCCGTGCGCTGAAAGAGATCGACGGTCCGAAGCTGCTGCACGTGATGACGGTCAAGGGCAAGGGTTATTCTCCCGCCGAGCATAACCAGTGCGAGTGGCATGCGCCCGGTCGGTTCAATCCCGAGACCGGCGAGCGGATCGCCTCGGCCGACGGCCGCGACCGTTATCAGGATGTCTTCGGGCAGACGCTCGTCGACCTGGCGCGGCTCGACCGGCGCGTGGTGGGGATTACGCCCGCGATGCCTTCGGGCTGTTCGATGAACCTGCTGCTGCGTGCGATGCCGGAGCGCTGTTTCGACGTCGGGATCGCCGAAGGACATGCCGTGACCTTCTCGGCCGGACTGGCCGCCGCGGGGATCGTCCCCTTCTGCAATATCTATTCGACCTTCATGCAGCGCGCCTTCGACAACGTGATCCACGACGTGGCGATCCAGCGGCTGCCCGTCGTCCTCTGTCTGGATCGGGGCGGCCTGGTGGGCGAGGATGGTGCGACGCACCACGGGGCGTTCGATCTGGCCTATTTCGGCTGCATTCCCAACCTGACGGTGGCCTCTCCGCTCGACGAGCGCGAACTGCGCAACCTGCTCTATACGGCCTTGCAGAGCGGTGTGCCCTTCGTCGTGCGCTATCCGCGCGGCAAGGGCGAGGGGGCGGCATGGCGCGACGAGGCCTTCGAGCGGTTGCCGATCGGCCGCGGCCGCCGGCTGACGGAGGGCGACGACATGGCCGTGCTGACGATCGGGCCGGTAGGGAACGTCGCGGCGCGCGCCGTGAAGCGGGCCGCCGCAGAGGGCGTTTCGGCTGCGCACTACGACCTGCGTTTCGCCCGTCCGCTCGACGAGGAGCTGCTCGACGAGGTGGGGCGTCGCTTCGAGCGGGTCGTGACCGTCGAAGACGGCGTGGTGCGGGGCGGCGTGGGGAGCGCCGTGCGCGACTTTTTCGACCGGCGCGGTTACCGTACGCAGGTACGTTCGCTCGGTATTCCCGACGACCGGTTCGTGGAACACGGTACGCCGGCGGAGCTGTATGCGCAGTGCGGATTCGACGAGGAGGGAATCCTGCGGGCGATTTTGGAGCGCTGA
- the pyrH gene encoding UMP kinase: protein MKYNRILLKLSGESLQGAQGYGLSTDVLHSYAAQIRQAVEAGVQVAVVIGGGNIFRGLQGAGRGFDRVKGDQMGMLATIINSLALQSALENDGVRARVLTSIRMEPIGEYYAKARALEYLAAGEVVIIGGGTSNPFFTTDSAAALRAVEIEADVLLKGTRVDGVYTADPEKDPTAEKFDAISFDEVYSRGLKVMDLTAFTLCKENRMPIKVFDMDTEGNLMRLLAGEKIGTLVHL, encoded by the coding sequence ATGAAATACAACCGAATCCTTCTGAAACTCAGCGGCGAATCGTTGCAGGGCGCACAAGGCTACGGTCTTTCGACCGACGTTCTCCACTCCTACGCCGCACAGATCCGACAGGCGGTCGAAGCGGGCGTCCAGGTCGCCGTCGTGATCGGCGGCGGCAACATCTTCCGCGGCCTGCAAGGCGCCGGACGGGGATTCGACCGCGTAAAGGGCGATCAGATGGGGATGCTGGCCACGATCATCAATTCGCTGGCCCTGCAATCGGCGCTCGAAAACGACGGCGTGCGGGCCCGCGTGCTGACGTCGATCCGCATGGAGCCTATCGGCGAATACTACGCCAAGGCACGCGCTTTGGAGTACCTCGCGGCAGGCGAGGTGGTCATCATCGGCGGCGGGACGTCGAATCCCTTCTTCACGACCGATTCGGCGGCGGCGCTGCGCGCCGTGGAGATCGAAGCCGACGTCCTGCTCAAAGGAACCCGCGTGGACGGCGTCTACACGGCCGATCCGGAGAAAGACCCCACGGCGGAGAAGTTCGACGCGATCTCGTTCGACGAGGTATACAGCCGCGGCCTGAAAGTCATGGATCTGACCGCCTTCACGCTCTGCAAGGAGAACCGGATGCCGATCAAGGTCTTCGACATGGACACCGAAGGCAACCTGATGCGGCTGCTCGCAGGCGAGAAGATCGGCACGCTGGTACACCTTTGA
- a CDS encoding TlpA family protein disulfide reductase produces MARKKANNRMLVILLALIAVVCIALWYADKVEREGKAAAAAEQPADEAAEAAAATLAGEGAEAPDFTVEMIDGSKVALSELRGKVVLLNFWATWCPPCREELSHVQQQVIDRFAGEEFVFLPISRGEERAAVEAFRAKTGYAFPMGLDTDETIYKRYATRFIPRNFLIDRTGRVVKATVGYDDEEFAELLCAAAAEIQQK; encoded by the coding sequence ATGGCACGTAAGAAAGCGAACAACCGGATGCTCGTCATCCTGCTGGCCCTGATCGCAGTGGTCTGCATCGCATTGTGGTACGCCGACAAGGTGGAACGGGAGGGTAAAGCCGCAGCAGCAGCGGAACAGCCCGCCGACGAAGCGGCCGAAGCCGCCGCCGCGACGCTGGCCGGGGAGGGCGCCGAGGCCCCCGATTTCACCGTCGAGATGATCGACGGCAGCAAGGTCGCCCTGAGCGAACTGCGCGGCAAGGTCGTGCTGCTCAACTTCTGGGCGACGTGGTGCCCGCCCTGCCGCGAGGAGCTGAGCCACGTGCAGCAGCAGGTCATAGACCGCTTCGCGGGAGAGGAGTTCGTCTTCCTGCCGATCTCGCGGGGCGAAGAGCGTGCAGCGGTCGAGGCCTTCCGCGCCAAAACGGGCTACGCCTTCCCGATGGGGCTCGACACGGACGAGACGATCTACAAGCGCTATGCGACCCGTTTCATCCCGCGCAACTTTCTGATCGACCGCACGGGGCGCGTGGTGAAGGCCACGGTGGGTTACGACGACGAGGAGTTCGCCGAACTCCTGTGTGCGGCCGCCGCGGAGATTCAGCAGAAATAA
- the frr gene encoding ribosome recycling factor, with translation MADTKTIMTDVEGRMQRAIDHLEEELNNVRAGKASPNVLNGVMVDYYGSMTPVSGVASVTVPDAKTILIQPWDKKMIKPIEKAIIDSNIGLTPSNNGEQILLSIPPLTEERRKLLVKQIRQEAETARVSLRNARRDAVEAFKKAQKEGMPEDESKDGETQVQKLLEKFSKTLDAALDRKEREIMTV, from the coding sequence ATGGCAGATACAAAGACGATTATGACCGACGTCGAAGGCCGCATGCAGCGTGCTATCGACCATCTCGAAGAGGAGCTGAACAACGTCCGCGCCGGCAAGGCGTCGCCGAACGTTCTGAACGGCGTCATGGTGGACTACTACGGCTCGATGACCCCCGTATCGGGCGTCGCGAGCGTCACCGTACCCGATGCGAAGACGATCCTGATCCAGCCGTGGGACAAGAAGATGATCAAACCGATCGAAAAGGCGATCATCGATTCCAATATCGGCCTTACCCCCTCGAACAACGGCGAGCAGATTCTCCTGTCGATCCCGCCGCTGACCGAGGAGCGCCGCAAACTGCTCGTGAAACAGATCCGGCAGGAAGCCGAGACGGCCCGTGTGAGTCTGCGCAACGCCCGCCGCGACGCGGTCGAAGCCTTCAAGAAGGCGCAGAAGGAGGGAATGCCCGAAGACGAGTCGAAAGACGGCGAAACGCAGGTACAGAAACTGTTGGAGAAGTTCTCCAAAACGCTCGACGCCGCACTCGACCGCAAGGAGCGGGAGATCATGACGGTCTGA